The nucleotide window AAAGTTTGATTTGTTTTCAGCGCCAGCTGTATTTGTTCGCTTGCCATTCTGATCACACCTTCCGCGTGGGCTTTTGCAGCTATTGCCTGTCCGTAAGCTTCTCCGTAGTTTCCACTTTGATAAGCTTCCCTAGCTCTCTCAATTTCTTTAGTGGCAAGCTCTAAAAGTCTTTCCGCAGCCGGGAGCGTAGTAGTGCTGTTCTCCAACAATTTCCTAGCGAGTAATGTCTTATTTTCCGCAATTTCTATGGCTTCCCATACTATCTCTGCAGTTATGTTTGCCTGCTCGTCAGTAATGTTTGCCCTAACTCTGTTTCTTATTTCATTTCTAACTCTCTCGGTTATGTTTTCTGAATATGGTGTTTTTATGATCACCACTGATGTTACTCTGATTGTTGCCAGTATCTGGGTCTGGTTCTCGGTTCTGTTGGCGTCTACATATATGGGGAATGCCTTTTCAATCTCTGCCTTTTTGATAGCCCCTATGTCTCTTCCGTGGGCGATGACTATCTTAGTGCCCTCCAAGAGCTCTGGATAGTTCTCTAAAATGTACTGAAGCACCTGAATATTTGTTTCGTACCTGTCGTTGCCCCATATTCTGACCCATCCTATCTCCATTTCGTTTAGGTCATCTTCATAGTTTCTTGGCACTGCTGCTGGCCCTCCGATTATTAGCACCTTGTCTGGGGCTGTGCTTATTATTTCCGCCGTAACGCCTGGATCATATACTCCCCATGGGGTTACAATAACTGAAGCGTTCAGAGCCTCTCCGAGCCTTTGAGCCAGAGTCAAATCTGCTTCGTTATCGCTAACAAGTATTGCCGTGTAAGGCAAGGTTCCATTAGTTGCACTGGTTGCCGGTATAATGCTTGCTAAAAGCAAAGCACTAACGAGCCATGCGCATACTTTTCTCCTAATCATGGCTTATCACCCAGTTTATTGTAGTGAAAAACGGATATTTAAGCTTTTTTCCTGAAATCGTTTTGTTTCGTTTTTGTTAGTTCAAAAAAGAGCCCTGTTATCGGAAATTTATTGAGTTATCGTTAAACACCGTTTGTGAGTGTTTATTATTGTTTAGCTAGCTCTGAATTGCCTTTATATGCAAATTAAGCTGGTGAAAACAGACTTTTTGGTAATACCTGCCACTGACGGCTTTGCATTCTTGCACAAAGCAAACTTTAAATCACTTGAACTGAAAAGAACTAGAGGTGGTGAAGATGGAGATAAAGTACAAGCCCGAAGAACTTACAAAGCTCCCGAGAAGTGTGGAGTTCAGGGAAGGGAAAGTCTACATTATTGACCAGCTTCTGCTTCCGAGAGAGTTTAAAGTGATCGCGTTGACTACCGTTGAGGAAGTCGCCAGAGCAATAAAGACCCTTCAGGTTCGTGGGGCTCCAGCAATAGGTGCAACTGCTGCCTATGGGCTGGCTCTACTTGCGGAGAAAAGCAAGGCAAAAACCAAGGAGGAGTTCTTTGAGGAATTTTATAGAGCATTCGAGATCCTTAAAAACACCCGTCCGACAGCGGTGAATCTCTTCTGGGCACTAAATAGGGTTAAGAACCTTGTAGAGGAGCACAGAGAGGACAGCTTAGAGGAGATAAAAAGGCTAATCGTGGAGGAAGCCCATAAAATAGCGGATGAAGATGTCGAAGCGAACCTCAGGATGGGTCACTATGCGGCGGAAATCCTCCCTGAGGGGAATATCCTAACCCACTGCAACGCGGGGAGCTTAGCCACAGTCCACCTCGGAACTGTAGGGGCTGCGCTTAGAGTTATGCACAAAGAGGGCAAGCTCAAGCTTTTGTGGGTTGATGAGACTAGACCGGTTCTTCAGGGCGCAAGGCTCTCTGCCTGGGAGTACCACTACGATGGGATTCCACTAAAGCTGATAAGCGACAACATGGCGGGCTTTGTGATGCAGCAGGGAATGGTGGATGCGATAATAGTCGGTGCTGACAGAATAGTTGCCAATGGAGACTTTGCCAACAAAATTGGAACTTACTCTCTGGCCGTGCTTGCGAAGGAGCACAAAATACCCTTCTTCACCATAGCACCCCTCTCAACCATTGACATGAGCCTCAAGAGCGGCAAGGAGATTCCAATAGAAGAAAGACCCAAAGAAGAAGTCCTGACCTGTGGAGGATGCAAAATAGCTCCCGATGTTGACGTCTACAACCCAGCTTTTGATGTAACGCCCCACAAATACCTCACAGCAATAATCA belongs to Thermococcus bergensis and includes:
- a CDS encoding cell wall-binding repeat-containing protein; translated protein: MIRRKVCAWLVSALLLASIIPATSATNGTLPYTAILVSDNEADLTLAQRLGEALNASVIVTPWGVYDPGVTAEIISTAPDKVLIIGGPAAVPRNYEDDLNEMEIGWVRIWGNDRYETNIQVLQYILENYPELLEGTKIVIAHGRDIGAIKKAEIEKAFPIYVDANRTENQTQILATIRVTSVVIIKTPYSENITERVRNEIRNRVRANITDEQANITAEIVWEAIEIAENKTLLARKLLENSTTTLPAAERLLELATKEIERAREAYQSGNYGEAYGQAIAAKAHAEGVIRMASEQIQLALKTNQTLRVRVRIEKLSSIIERFESIGLNMTEEKGLLEKAREAYEKGNYQEAEQLLNQLRNMVRERFHGEKLMIRERWRERIGAPIASRP
- the mtnA gene encoding S-methyl-5-thioribose-1-phosphate isomerase — its product is MEIKYKPEELTKLPRSVEFREGKVYIIDQLLLPREFKVIALTTVEEVARAIKTLQVRGAPAIGATAAYGLALLAEKSKAKTKEEFFEEFYRAFEILKNTRPTAVNLFWALNRVKNLVEEHREDSLEEIKRLIVEEAHKIADEDVEANLRMGHYAAEILPEGNILTHCNAGSLATVHLGTVGAALRVMHKEGKLKLLWVDETRPVLQGARLSAWEYHYDGIPLKLISDNMAGFVMQQGMVDAIIVGADRIVANGDFANKIGTYSLAVLAKEHKIPFFTIAPLSTIDMSLKSGKEIPIEERPKEEVLTCGGCKIAPDVDVYNPAFDVTPHKYLTAIITDRGVVYPPFEKNLKKLFE